The stretch of DNA AAGCGAAGTTTTCAAATGATACTACATTATGTATGATGTACCtagaattgtaagaaaaagtggaaaaaatgtAGCACTTTAGGGGGAccaatttgatgaaattttcttatgtcATCTATtacatatttaaataaaatttctgtatctttttttttcaagactCAAcataaatgaattcttttgctgttcttcatgaatattttttttctttatcttacTAGGGATAGTCGCACTTTTTCTCAAGGTTTTAATTCCATTTACtctgaaaaaatttttcaatagttttttttttctttttattttgataaaaaaagagaattgtaataaatcacataaaatatggcaaaataattcgaaaaaaatgaaattttgtattatttttcattgatattaAATTTGTACGAAAATTCGGTAAAAGCAGAACTGGCGATAGAAAAGGGGGTGGTTTCTGAATAAGGAGCGTGATGCTATGTTTTACATTCATACAACATTGTGAGCCTTAATATTCATTGATTGGACTAATgtgatcaattaaatttacatgttatctatttaatgattttcacatCTCTTtgttaatataaattttccacgtCATCCTTTAGGCAATGGGATTGGTGTACAAGAAGCCTGATACACGAGGAATGtctctaaaatattcattatcTATCTCATTCgttttgcattaaatattCTATGAGAAGCATTTTAATTTGGTATGGGTGGTTTGAAGAATTAGTTTTGCTTCGCTCTGTTTGGTATCTCAATCAATACCAGGAGAAACACTCGAATAAATCAGTACTTAAACTCATCGCCAATTCCAATTCTATCATCGTAAAGAGAAACCCCCTaaccattgaaattttcccactCAGCGAACCCCAAACCTAGATCCATataagtatgtatgtatatagtgtTTGTatgaaaagcaaataaatatgCAAATGACATTTTCGCGCCATTTTCTTCCATAATGTTGCCACACATTCAAGATTACACGCACACGGCAAGGGGAAACCCATTTCAAATTGGAAATTATGTTCTCTGTTGCAAAATCTCCAAGGAGTTGACTTTATTGTTTTACTCTATATAACGAAACAGTATCAAATCTTTTGGGAGTTGaacaaaatacaaattatattGCAAATGGGCTTATTATATATTGACTTACGGGCTCATCATTGATGTACCATTGCAGAACAGAGGCCGGATGGGACTTTCCAGAGGTACATGTAAAATTGAGGTATTCACCAATCTCGTAGGGTCTGTCATCGCCTGATATGTGAGGTCCATCTCTAGGTAAGtcttcaaatataaaaaagaagaacaataGAGTTATGTACTTggtttttctctttaaattatttaatagcgTGTTTCCTGGCCTATATCGCCTATACCTATAATTTCCCAGACttatataaaatgattattttctgTCTTTTTCGATGACAAGACaattctaaattttcatttaaatagtGTGCATTTCCAATTTATGCACGTAACCACATTTTCGTTATGTGGACAGATCATCGACCtctcaaaattgattttttttttatataaaagcaTCGAAACCAAATGGAcagtgaattgaaaatttatcctCGGTGTGCATTAggaatttgcaaaagttttaaaattgcaCACATTGTGATGATCCTATACTGCAGACATAATACTTTGCATAAAAGTCTCCTCGAAAAGGGTTACCACGATAATCCTACATTTCTTATGTTGGTGGTAgaagttgaatgaaaaataaaaaaaaagaaatttccttccCGAAACCTGGTGTGGGAGCGTTGAAATAGGGAGGAAAAGTTTGAAACATGCAGAACGAGAAAATGTCTCGCAAGTCAAGCGCAGGAAAGTTACCTCTCCATGAGTGCACTAGAAtcgaaattaataattcatctGCGTTGCTCTTTTTTAAGTTCCCAAAGGTGCaactgaaaaatattaaacttcATTGTACTGCGGCGCGATAATTTCACTTGGAACTTTTCGCTCAGCCTGAGgggtggaaaatgcaaaaataattacttCCTCTCTAGAGCGATTTTTCCAGATATCTTCACCTCACATTCTACGCCTTTTTGTTGCATCTACATGACTGTATGAAACTTTCACAGCAAATCTCATTGTGGTTCATagaattatactttttttttatagttctcactcaaagatttcaaagttttattatAATCCACATAATCTATTGAGATAAAATCCAttccaaatttaaaaaaaaaattgaaactacACATAATACATGTTTTTGAACTTTTatgaagttttaaaaaaatcagtttgaTCACGTCTACAGGCTAAGAACTTTTAATcgtgtttttttaaatctaaaattttctgaaattatatcttataaaaaaaaatgtttttgggtATATTTCGAAAACgtgcttgaatttttttgaatagtCAAAAGTTTTAAACACCTTAAGACATCatatcttgattttttaaaatcattataCTCTCAAGTATTGTTTTTAGTATCAAGTTATatacattaaagaaaataattggatacaatgcaaaaaaatctatgggatgattgtttgatttaattttaactttaattttgtaggtttgagagaataaaaatctaaaatctaTCTATTTTATACAGCCAATTCCTTTGGGAAGATAGACAAATTTCTTTGGTGTTCTCTAAGTTTCGTCTGGTAaggaatttaatataaaaattccgGTTTTCTGTATCTATTTGTTGTGAAGGCGTTGGAGTAGAATGCTCGAGGGACACACATAAGAATGTACAGGAAATTTCCAGGACGTAGAAGAATCTGGCAGTCTTGCAACTTTTACTAGCGAATGTGTGCGGGtggagaattttaaaataattaaggaatCCTCCCAAGTGCGACGAAGCAATTAAAAAACCACTTGTAGTTGCTCTCCTTCCCAGAGTTTTCCTGGTCCTTTGTCACACTCGGTGAAGGAGCAGTTTTCttgacaaataaattctcGCTGCTGTGATTCTCGTTGGAGGCGCACAATTCCTCCTCCATAATTGCCTCCGGGTCTCTAAGAGCTCTTTTGTGTGCAGTTTCCCTTCCTCTGAGTTAAACAGTATATAAGAGGTAGCCTCGTAGCCCACCTCGCACTCTTTGCTACTTTGAAGCAATTATGGGGATTTATCGAGACATTCTCTGAGAATGAAAGAATTCGCAACCAAAAATTTCCAACTTTTGTGCAGCTAGTTTTGCGGAAAAGCTCTGCATTCTTGCCGGAGATTAGTGTACGAATCGTTTTCTTTGgtgtttaaaaagaatttaaaaaaaagcttgaatgtttgataaatatttcttgtccTATTTCCAACAAAACCTAATAATAGTTAAACAACACATAGCACTTATAAAACATTTGAGGTATTAACATTTGATTTCAATAAGAGATTTCAGAATGTATAGgagaatctaaaaatatttaaatgattgcTGGTTTTATGCTAAgcatgaattaaattttaatccaaaacaaaacaattttgaaatcatttaACGCCATAAATCAAAAATGGACATAGCCATAAACTCTGTGCACTGTATATGCacattataatttaatatacTGGATGAAATATCACAAATATATTCTGCACTAAATCTCTCCTTTTGTTCGTGTAATGCGgctaccaaaaaaaatgtacctagacattttgctgaaaaacCCGCTGCTCCAATGGCAAAGTTGTTTGCCAACATTAAGTCTTTAGTCTTATATGGTGCAGGGTATATCAGGATATAATATGTGTACATAATGATCGTACTATGTACCTATGTTGTGCAATGGTGCGAATGAACTTATTCACTTTACAGTCATAACAAACATTGTTTGCATgcgaaaattctcatttctttcaattatttcttgaTTGTACTATTTTTGGTGTGATTTCGTGCGACAGACAAGTTCTTTCCCTTAATCGTTGTTAAATGCCTATGGTGCCTATGTATAAATTCTACAAGAGAACTTTCAATATTGATTGGCTTTGCACTTCTCTGCAAGTAATCGTCTGTGCAGTTAATTGAGCGCTAAATTAATTCTCTCAGAAGAAGGTATTCAACATGACCTCTACTTTATACATCATTATTGTATAGTATTTGTACCATTGTTTGTTCCAATTAAATGCTATATTTGAGTAGTAGTCACATTCCTACTATCGCTTTACTACCGAGATGTTTTATGATCTTCGATAATTTTGTTAATCTTCAATaagaatatattaatttttaatattatagtttttaatatttaaatccaacatttttaataaacctTTGCTGCAACAAGTGTGCCACCATAAAACTCAATATGTAATGTCACTAAAAGGATATGCTTCAAAGCTCTTGAAGTAGATCATAATAATAGTCGCATACTTGAGGACAGTTTGAGAATTTATGAATGCATACAATTCCTTTGAATACACACTTGAGATCATTTTAGGCAACTTAACCCTTTTCTACAGAGACTGCGTAACATCACGAACTTGGaatcttctttaaatttcataaaaaatgcaacaaaaactCAACATAATGTAGGTATACAACAAATCATGTTGTCATTTTCACTTGAGCCCCTGTGGTTCATGTGGCCCCCTCCTGACAGGAGACAATGATAGAAAATAGCtaattttttggagaaaaaaaagcaaaagagggTGAATTCTCCCCAGAGGGgtatgaaaaatttgtgaaatgtttATGTGAAAGAGAAATGTGAATTTGTATCCGGACTCTcatcaatcaaattaaatacttttattgtggtcattaaattttaattcaatgtgTCACGCCATAGGGAAACGCAGTATGAGAGtggtttgaaaaaatattaaatgagtTTACAAATTCCGTCCGACACGAAATGGtgtaattttctattattataTTCATCTATTGTGTGAGCGCGCCTTTGCTCCCGCAAATTCGTGTGGATTTTCTGCCCACACCCCTGGATCATTTTTCACCATGAACGAATACTTACACACAATTTCCATGTATCCTTCCCCCTGAACAGATGAGAAGTTGGGTGCCTCTCCGCTCACCTCGCATCTGTACAGCCCGGAAGATTTGATATTCACGTTGCGAAGCGAGACACGGCTGCTGTTCGAGTGCTCATGCTGGCGGCATGTTGATAAAAACGGTCATTAATTCTTATCTCTGTGGCATTGGATATTGTATACACAAGTCCTGGGGAGGCGATAAGGGTGCCCGATCACCCTGAAAGACAAACCCCCAAATTCAGACACGTTTCCCGCCTATTCTGTCCACCCACTTTCGTTCAAAGAACTCTTGCAACAAGaagatcaattttattgtcatTTCAGACAGACATGAAAGAAGACACTCATTtcgtttctttttcctttcgttccttttttttgtaaattgaaaaaaactcACGAATTGACATGTAAAAGCGTAAGCTCTCCCTGAGCTTTTATTCCCTGTcattttaagtgattttttaaatgtatctCACTGTCACATAATTATATTACCTATGCTCCctatgctataaaattgaaaaaccattatatatttgaaaaaaaagactataatatgtatttatgtaggtacttaattaaaaaccaatttatcGGTGGTATTAATTAATATAGCGTCTGAGTAATATTACcctctgaatattttaattattacttattttttaaggacaactaaataatttaaaagccgTAATCCAATTAGAAGGAGATATCTAATATCAAAAGTAAGAAATGTCCGGGATATTTCTCAGCATTATATCCGAGGCTTGAGggagaaatttcattattttttgaacTACTGGGGccttatccaaaaaaaaaactctatagAAAAGGTGGCATAGCGACTGaaatcattgcaaaaatcTTGATTAGAGCCTCATGCGGAATTGGAATAATGATGACTCACAGCAACTCTGATGCCATCAACTTTGTAACTATGCTGTGGAGGATTCGCCCGCGGGACAAATCGATAGAACTCCTCGTTGTCTTTGTACCATTTTACTGAATAGAGCGTCTCTCTGCCCCCATCGTCCGCATTTTCATCATCGTAGTCGTGAAAGTGATGGCTAGGATGTCGTCTTGTCACCTCCTGCAGCTCAAATTGACACTCAAGAACCACATTCTCCCCACGAAGCTTGTAACTGGGAATTGTGACCTTCACAAGCTTTAGTGTTTCAATCACTAAAAAGAAGaacatttacaaaaaatttaatctcttgtaatttcttatatattgaatttttagcattatataggttgagaagatttttttatcggTAAAAGATAAGTAAACGATTAGGTAGTAGTTAGCATAATATGATACccatttcaatgtttcattaTATAAATCGTTAAGCGTAATCCGCGTTTTCGTGACCATGCTATATAAACATACACGTTTGGTAGAACATGCATATAACATTAAgcttacatacatacatgatATGCAAAATCTAATAGAATTGTGATGCATCAATATGGGGAGGTCGttacattaatttaatgcAGATTTGAAAATAGGTATCTTACACTTCATGTTCCTATCCTatgagaatattaatttatcaatacaATGAAGACAAAATTACCTATAAGTTTCGGATTTGgcaattttaagaataaataattaaaaaaagatgaaatgattaaaaaaatcgaaacatcattaacaaattattttaaaattaaaatgattgacAAAGTCAGTAATTAACTGACTAAATTAAAGAGACTTGAgatgcattaaaaaaattatttcaaaatctaAGAAGTAGCCCTGTTTTCCCCattgttaattatttatggacggtaagtgaaaatttcatagaTATTTGCATGAAACATTTCAGTGACTTGGGTAACCTAAGTGAGAATGAGGTCTGAATTGCCAGCAAAGTCGAGAGAAGCTGCATTACTTGCTAATGGGCTCTGTCGATGTGTATTTGGAGCGTTTTGTCTCTAAATGTTGTAATCTAAGGATTTTATAGGATGTCGTTGTCAGAGCAATTTGCATATAGTAGCGTCCTGCAGGACGACCACCATCTGCTCAAGCTCTCATATACTCTCTCTTCTCACTATGGTTGTGTATAAGTAGACACATGGATGAATTTCTCATCTCATGACGTCATCATTTTATAGGATTGTCGTTATTATCGAAAGAATGTATAAACAACTTTTATGATGAGCTATATAacagttttgaaaaaaatgaaaaatttatttttataaacaaaattagTAGGTActaattattgttttattaatagaTTTTCACTATATATCAACCTATGATACCTAtctctaatttttcaaaagtgGTACagctttttttatatcatACACGGTCActtttattataataataCCAGACTTTATGACAACAATCGTCAatataatgtttaaaatttcaaattatgaaagaaattcttccgAATACCCTTATATAATCGAATTGCCAATTGAATTAAATCGCAGCTTCGTTAGTGAGAATTATTCTCCagtttaagttaaaaattccattcgcAAAACAGCAATAATACTGGAAGTTTTCGAAtgcatgaaataaaattttgtctgtaggaataaaatacatttatacAAATACTATTGGTTCATGTGAATCGTTCCCTATTTTTATGTCTCCATGagacattttttaatcaattaatataaacattttttgcaatgcttttaatgtatttttacataatatttagttttcaattcatagttgaaaaatattttaaaaaaatacgatatataaaaaaaaaagagtaggaaaatgaaaaattcagagCTACATTATATTTTAGATTTCGTACTATTTTAAGCAAacatgaataaagaaaaaatgtagaattAAATCTAAAAGTTGTTTACATGAGAATATATAGGCATTAATTACCTTGAAAGTAGTATCCACATAAGCTGAGAatgacaaaaattaaattcattttagctCCAGCCggtctttaaatttttaatatttccacCAATGGCGTATTTCCTCTTCTGCGAACTCTTATAAATGGGAAAACGTTACACCTATTTTCCGAGTTCTTCACTCCCTCATAGTGGCACAAGGGACCCGAGAGATTTTCACTGTTTGTCCGttgtgaataataaattaattttaatgtcaGGAATTATGTTTTGGAAaacttcataaaatattttcactgtATCCACTGTTTTTCCCCCTCGGTTCACCAGCCAGAAGATCATCACTCGAAAAGTCCATTTTGGCAGACGCCCTCTAAATACGCAATTCAATTAGAAATTTCTCCGGCATCCGCCTTGTCGTCTTTTTGATGATCCCGTGAGTGGGGAAAAACCACACTTTACCGCCGACCTAAATAAATATGACATTAGGCAATCTCGTGAGACGATTTTCCACTTGTGCGGGGTATGGGAAATTGCCGCACTAGGGGTATTAATGGTGACCAAATGGGAATTAAAAGCTGAGTCGCGCGctgaaagagaaaacaaagTACCAGGGGTCTCCTCATTACTTTCTTTCCCTTCACTTTCTCTCCCACAACAGCCCTTAAATTTTTCACCCACTTGATGTGCCCATTCTCACCGCTTTTTTCCTTCCCACGACTTTTTTGGAGTTTAAGTATAGGAGGAGTGTCCTCCAATGGTAATTCAATTAAtgtgaaaagttaatttttttgccatcCTTGCACAGAGCTTTCATTTCTCACACCTCACACCCCCTTCAACGATGGTGAAAAACTTTAATGCTCCATGAAAATTCGCAAGTTGATAACGAGGGtggaaaaagtattttctcacTCTGGACGAAAAATCCGTAAGATTTTTAGCGTAGGGGTTTTGGAAACAGTGTTGGAgtaagaagaattttgtgttaatcatggaaaaaaagattccacgtcacttattttaaattcaactttGGTCCAAGTTCAAAGTTTGAGAACGAAAACTTTGCGTGAAACATTTCAAAAGCTAATGTTAGTGAAAGTGTGGTTaccattttattcaattcacaGTTGTGCTTAAATTGAATAacaattagaattattttcacaaaatagattttgtgaaattgttCTGCTAATCcgaaaatagaatatttatgtattttgttCTACATAATGATAAATActtaatgataaattaaaattattttaaaatgtggAAGTGTTGCAAAGTTCAGTGAaaataaagtataaaaatattatttaatatttagtgATTGTATCATGAGAGTACAACAACTTTACAAGAGTCTataacaacattttttttgtggttttaatTGTTTCTCAATATGGATAGACCAGAAAATAAAGATAGTTTCACAGAGGGTAGGAAGTACACGAAAACTTCTTGCAcataatacatacatagctcTCCAAATGGACAAACTTTTAACACTGATTTAATGCCTTGCGGCATTTCTTCTCCCTTTTTTTGTCCCAACAACAGACACAGAAGCGAGTCTGGCCACCACTGCTGTTGCAACTACAACGCAAAGTTTTCCATTCTCTTCCGCCACAAGTGAAATTCTCACACTCCCAACCCCTTTGCCTTTTTCAATCATGGACAAACCCCCTGTGGAAGTTTACTTCCGAACAGCATCTCCGCCCAGGACAAAACTTACTTGATCTTCTCCATCGATGCGGGATTTATATTGTGTGACTTTTTTCTGGACTTTTAATAGAGCACCCAAGTATTGTATCAGATTCTCCGGGAGTCATACTGaatgacacaaaaaaattggagTAGGATTGTAAGAATGAAGAAAGTTCTCATCCACAAATCTCAGACTTAAATCTATTTTGAAGGATCTTTCGGACTTTTTTATATAGATATTTATGTGGAAAGAGAAATGACTTGTCGAATGGTTTACTTTTCTGGTATTCTTTGAgtcaaacaaattttattcgcTTAGCAGTTAGAGAGATGGAAAAACTCCGAGAAGATGGAGAGAAAAAGATTGAAGGACTTGCGATAGCAGAGATTCTTTCTATTTGACACAATTGAGTCTGGTGCTAAAAATACCCCTATTGAGGGATGCGAATCTCGGGGATTACTCCACATGTGACACTCTGGGCGATTTATTTGACGACCGAACGGGGAGACGTACTTTTGCCTACCACTGCGCTACCACCCAACTCCCATCTGtaaatgttctttttgttACTTTTCCACTCATACCCCCAAAGTACAATTCGCTAGGGAAGAGTTTACAAATTTCCCCgaaatgattcaatttttctctctcccctAACATCCCTCACTTTTTATCATTCCTTTCTTCACTCAAAAATCATGCTCGCCACAGACAACGCAACAAAGGCGTGAGGtagaaaggaaaatgaaatcattaaattttcatcacgACAATTTGCACATACACAGGGCTAAagttgaatttgaataaacttcttgGGGGCTTTTTTCACTCATTCGTCGAGACTCACATaaattttcccgccaattttGCGCGCAGTAAACTTTCTTTGGTGTGCGAAAAGGCGaaacttaaatatttatcgaaattctttttcatgtCAATTTCACACGCAGtcattcaaatatttgtcaatGTTTAATTTAGCCCAACCATCGTACACCACAGCGAACTTCCGACGAAATTCCCGCGTTCACCTTACACACAAACAAGAGTGGTACGTAACACAACTTTACGTTGCGGAGAGTTTTGTGCAactgaatttatgttttcGCATTTCTATGCTTTTTCCTTACCGCATGTGTACGATTCATTGGAAAGCCATATTGGAAGGATTTCCCCACTTTCCACGCTTTCCACATGACAGAGACACCGCAGTCCTTGGTTTCTCTCACCTTTCAACTCATAGCATGGAAATCCTTAGTGGGAAGTATATGTTATTTAACTACATATATTCCTCTTCAACTGTCCCAATGAAACTGTATTTCGAATTGTTTCTTCTAAGTTTTTGCGCTCTCGtgactccttttttttacgagagaaaaataaaaataattacagaCATTACTTTTCTTATGGCACTATGtggataattaaaattgaaatgaactTTACAGTTCACTGACTAGCATAGATACATATGCTTCCTATAGCATTGTACGTACATATTGTATGCATAcataatttgtaataaaaatcactttgcttgaaatattatatacatacacaaatttcgctatatatgtacaacaTATAGGAGGTATGCATAATAATATTCGCGTAGTTATTTTACCATATGAGTTGTGTTTACGAAGTTTAAACATAAACAAACATATCCAAATGGAAATGGCAAATTTATTAGCACCCGCCCATttcataaaaatgattttatccttaaaaataaaaaaaaagagggaataagaaaatttttatttacaaaatttgcatatttacATTTGCATTGcataatgatttaatttttagcagACATTTAACTTTGAGATTTATAAGCAATTTATTAGATTAGTTGGTATATGTTTGCACAAAAGGCAAAATACATATCAAgtaattatatacataatgtatgtagCTGATATCGCTGTTATGGAACATTTGTGTTGTAGtctagaaatttttaatgttcctGTCTCTTAATGTGTCCTTTGATAcatttattccttttctttctaCTTCATATCAAATCTTGTCTGATGGTTAATCCACAAATATCACATTCTTCATTATGAAACATTCAACCCCCCACCCTCTCCTCCCCTTTTAATTTCAGCCAATACATGCCCGCAAGTTAGCTTTATTGCTCTCAATATGTACTAATTCTGTgatcaaaatgaaatgaatgagaAGCACTTATAAATGGTACCTTTGGCTACAACTTGATAGTCAATGTTTGTCATATAAGAAATAACCAGAATAGTGATGTACCTATATCAGGGCAGATAAATTTATTGGAGTATCAATTTAAAGTGAATActaaatgaattaattcacGACATTTTACAACAGTATCATCCATAAGTAAATCATTCAAACTTCGATAGAACAGCTATGttttgaaaatgataaaaaatatattcctcgcattttttttcctattataTCGCTCTAAATATGATATAATGAGTTGCACGGGGAAACTTACATGCTACggaaaaaagtatattttgcTTCTGTTAGAAGAAAGAACGCTGAATGGCAATTTTTATcgtgatttatttataatttatgtgTTGTAATTTGAATATGCATATTTAACAACTTCATTTCACACCTGCCGTATCTCATAATGCGaatttgagatttaatttCAGATAAGATGCAACGCATCGTAGACTCACTTTCTCCTACATCTCACAGACAATCCCACCTCGTCCCTCCCCTACATACCATCCCCATTCATTTATGCGTCTTTAAGCTCACCGTCTCTCATCAGTGGGCGACACATCATTTGCTATATAATGTTTGAGGGGGAGAAAAATGCGAAATTCATATTGAAGAGTGtataataaagcaaaaatggAGAGGGTATATAGGAGGCATGGAAGAAGGTATATTATAATGAGACTCGCCCTCAAGGGTTTTGCTTCCAAAGTCCCTGAACCATTCTTTCGCAGAAAAAGCTCTTCGTGTGTGTGAATTGTATAAGCTCAGAAATCATGCTGCGAAAAATATCCACAGTTTTCGACGAAGTACAAATCTGACTATATGTACCATTTGGCTTTTTTATGCTTCCCCAGGGTGAGTTTCTCGTCTTGTTCTTCTATAATATCCTAAggtgtttacatttttttctcataatttctCCACTCTGTTATTCTGCATCTCATTAAACATGTTAAGTGAATTTCAAGCCGTGGGAGTTAACAAATTGTTTTACATCGTATTAGATAAAAAGGCTTATTTTAACAATATTCTTTTGTATATACATGAGCATATCAATTAAGTAtgcaaaaatggaaaaaaaatgtaggtaatgACTGAATACTCccactttaacattttttaatcatgGTACCTGCCTAATTTTG from Lutzomyia longipalpis isolate SR_M1_2022 chromosome 1, ASM2433408v1 encodes:
- the LOC129786130 gene encoding uncharacterized protein LOC129786130, with amino-acid sequence MNLIFVILSLCGYYFQVIETLKLVKVTIPSYKLRGENVVLECQFELQEVTRRHPSHHFHDYDDENADDGGRETLYSVKWYKDNEEFYRFVPRANPPQHSYKVDGIRVAHEHSNSSRVSLRNVNIKSSGLYRCEVSGEAPNFSSVQGEGYMEIVYLPRDGPHISGDDRPYEIGEYLNFTCTSGKSHPASVLQWYINDEPVVNPDSLIHYPPQHHVHGLITSRLGLNLQLEGRHFRHTGALVLRCVANILPHAALDTEIDLESVVQRWQPLMENREALFLVRSSSENHVVNVAILGLIFLRQVFTLFIHLKEMLLQHRI